From one Salmo salar chromosome ssa09, Ssal_v3.1, whole genome shotgun sequence genomic stretch:
- the LOC106610687 gene encoding zinc finger protein 292: MAGGETEKEYDTRKAIEGLRERFQELTTTLKESSESLSEASLRFCQEFCQILVEHAGRWKTEEEPLPLLEAYTVAILSYAKATSCLSSECENVPLVLENLAMSCLELLLSLPEHVPGALWGEFQSSVKLAHSLLQENGNTQLNMLSAMAQAPGVWNNTTLCSILSNEKTEIDRVNEFLQMEGPTLLNMRIKHLIKQNRAEKAAVLAKMCSEYPEYEGKGNFKQTYFVCLCVTKTQEQLMQEITQVDCKDALEMICNLESDGDEKGALCLCSAFLKRQLLQGDVYCAWELTLFWSKLLMRSESSADSFLDQCRKLVLLSRNVCHILFLIKVIQSEVGGVGLPVCIEMCIRALQMASSDNTDSRTTICKTISCLLPTDFEVKQACQLTEFLNQPTVNSYYAVESLYNEPDEKREDENLPVPNSLRCELLLALKTQWPFDPEFWDWRTLKRNCLALMGEEASIVSSIDTLNDTDKGLEDDAAETGSEFKDLEDFILNTTNELNEIADEKEKNREAKKLREKGFVSARFRNWRAYMQYCVLCDKEFLGHRIVRHAQKHFKDGVYTCPICADSFNTKEILEPHVASHVKQSCKERLAAMKATRKLPKPMQSTSSHWNNLKDRAVVKLEAETNVSPNDANFLDGNHNSAETVKVNTQNPVQTKVSPPKPVQTRYEAEFTEDCVCPVTYCQKVFKFFRSLVTHVKAHKNDEEATRFLEIQQQKVVCQYCRRQFVNARHLNDHLQMHCGAKPYYCIQLNCTASFHCNSELLMHKRQHTDFKAQCMFPNCGRIFNEAYLLYDHEAQHYLTFTCKIANCGTIFYSQSQLNLHQQNHDTNEVPITSENHPVPKMEPSTQCAARQEETCSASVILDQKTAHDYAKEEVVKSGSSTSTVPENPNGTVKIKHSVESMLNSVINPRKELQKCYVPLIKTKLGLENAKLSPDVPCQDMIANCEDQNHCGTNPLKGYPKEDLDNQPTQAVQKVLPQAFPLPEIKSEPPFLLHPNESTPAITGRDEDAHSCPLEACDRKYSTPKSLSRHVKKNHPDIFEDWKLAKKYKKVAKITSRKVPSVNRTSKDQTSLHQVSQCRNSGLQQFEYPMACSSLPAVCPSWEAPTKSDWANAVRDG, encoded by the exons ATCCTTGTGGAACATGCAGGCCGATGGAAGACTGAGGAGGAGCCACTGCCTTTACTGGAGGCGTACACAGTGGCCATACTCAGTTATGCGAAGGCCACGTCCTGTCTCTCCTCCGAATGTGAAAATGTGCCACTCGTTCTTGAAAACCTAGCAAT GAGCTGTCTGGAGCTCCTTCTCTCACTGCCTGAGCATGTCCCTGGTGCCTTATGGGGGGAGTTTCAGTCCTCTGTCAAG TTGGCACACAGCCTTTTGCAAGAAAATGGGAACACACAGCTAAACATGCTATCAGCTATGGCACAGGCGCCTGGTGTGTGGAACAACACCACTCTGTGCAGCATTCTGTCTAATGAGAAAACTGAAATTGACAGAG TTAATGAGTTCCTGCAGATGGAAGGTCCTACACTCCTTAATATGCGAATAAAGCACCTTATCAAACAGAATCGAGCAGAGAAAGCGGCTGTCTTAGCGAAGATGTGCTCGGAGTATCCAGAGTACGAAGGAAAAGGGAACTTCAAGCAGACATACTTTGTTTGCCTGTGTGTGACAAAAACACAAGAACAACTCATGCAAGAG ATCACGCAGGTAGACTGTAAGGATGCATTGGAGATGATTTGTAACCTGGAGTCGGATGGGGATGAAAAAGGAGCCCTTTGTTTGTGCTCTGCGTTCCTCAAGCGGCAGCTTCTCCAGGGAGATGTGTATTGTGCCTG GGAGCTCACACTATTCTGGAGTAAGCTTTTAATGCGGTCAGAGTCTTCAGCAGATTCATTTCTTGATCAATGCAGAAAGTTGGTCCTGCTATCAAGGAACGTCTGTCATATCCTCTTCCTCATCAAGGTTATCCAGTCCGAG GTTGGAGGAGTGGGACTGCCTGTGTGCATTGAAATGTGCATTCGAGCTCTACAAATGGCATCCAGTGACAACACAGACAGCAGGACCACCATCTGCAAAACAATTTCCTGCCTTTTGCCCACTGATTTCGAGGTGAAACAGGCATGCCAACTAACAGAGTTCCTCAATCAGCCTACTGTGAACTCATATTATGCTGTTGAATCACTCTATAATGAACCTGATGAAAAGCGTGAGGATGAGAATCTTCCAGTACCCAACTCACTACGCTGTGAGTTACTGTTGGCCTTGAAGACACAGTGGCCTTTTGATCCAGAATTTTGGGACTGGAGAACCTTGAAGCGCAATTGTTTGGCATTGATGGGTGAGGAGGCATCCATTGTGTCATCTATCGACACTCTCAATGACACCGATAAGGGACTTGAGGATGATGCAGCAGAAACAGGTTCAGAGTTCAAAGACCTTGAGGATTTTATTTTGAACACAACAAATGAATTGAATGAAATTGCAGATGAAAAAGAGAAAAATAGGGAAGCTAAGAAATTAAGGGAGAAAGGGTTTGTTTCGGCAAGATTTAGGAATTGGCGAGCCTATATGCAGTATTGTGTTCTATGTGATAAAGAGTTCCTTGGCCACAGGATAGTCCGTCATGCACAGAAGCATTTTAAAGATGGGGTCTACACCTGTCCAATATGTGCTGACAGCTTTAACACTAAGGAGATCCTTGAGCCACATGTAGCATCACATGTAAAGCAATCTTGCAAAGAGCGACTTGCTGCAATGAAAGCAACTAGGAAATTGCCCAAGCCAATGCAATCCACCAGCAGTCATTGGAATAATTTGAAAGATAGAGCTGTCGTTAAGCTTGAGGCAGAGACCAATGTCAGTCCAAATGATGCTAATTTTCTGGATGGAAATCACAACAGTGCTGAAACTGTCAAAGTCAATACTCAAAATCCTGTACAAACTAAGGTCAGTCCTCCAAAGCCTGTACAAACTAGATATGAAGCTGAATTTACAGAGGATTGTGTCTGCCCTGTTACATACTGTCAGAAGGTATTCAAGTTTTTTCGGAGTCTTGTAACGCATGTAAAAGCCCACAAAAATGACGAGGAAGCAACACGTTTTTTGGAGATACAACAACAGAAGGTTGTATGTCAGTATTGTCGTCGGCAGTTTGTTAATGCCAGACATCTCAATGATCATTTGCAAATGCACTGTGGTGCTAAGCCATACTATTGCATACAGCTGAATTGCACAGCCAGCTTTCACTGCAATTCGGAACTTCTCATGCACAAAAGACAACACACTGACTTTAAGGCACAGTGTATGTTCCCTAATTGTGGAAGGATTTTCAATGAGGCCTACCTGTTGTATGATCATGAGGCACAACATTACCTTACATTCACTTGCAAAATAGCTAATTGTGGGACGATTTTCTATTCACAGTCCCAGCTAAATTTGCATCAGCAGAACCATGATACAAATGAAGTGCCCATCACAAGTGAGAACCATCCTGTACCTAAAATGGAACCTTCCACCCAGTGCGCCGCTAGGCAAGAGGAAACCTGCTCTGCCTCTGTCATTCTAGATCAGAAGACTGCACATGATTATGCGAAGGAAGAAGTAGTTAAATCAGGTTCGTCAACGTCAACAGTTCCTGAGAACCCAAACGgcacagtgaaaataaaacatTCAGTCGAGAGCATGTTGAATTCTGTTATCAATCCTAGAAAGGAGTTACAGAAGTGTTATGTTCCACTCATCAAAACTAAGCTCGGATTGGAGAATGCAAAACTATCTCCTGATGTCCCATGCCAAGATATGATTGCCAATTGTGAGGATCAAAATCACTGTGGAACCAATCCCTTGAAAGGGTATCCAAAAGAGGACCTGGATAACCAACCAACTCAAGCTGTTCAGAAAGTGTTACCACAGGCCTTTCCTCTACCAGAAATTAAGAGTGAACCCCCGTTTTTGCTACATCCAAATGAAAGCACTCCTGCAATAACTGGTAGAGATGAAGACGCACATAGTTGTCCGCTTGAAGCATGTGACCGCAAATACAGTACCCCCAAAAGTCTCTCTCGACACGTAAAGAAAAACCATCCAGACATTTTTGAAGACTGGAAACTGGCTAAGAAGTACAAGAAAGTTGCCAAAATAACTTCGAGAAAAGTTCCATCTGTGAACAGGACTTCAAAGGACCAAACATCACTTCATCAAGTATCACAATGCAGAAATTCTGGACTACAGCAGTTCGAATATCCGATGGCATGTTCAAGTTTACCTGCTGTTTGCCCCTCTTGGGAAGCCCCAACCAAATCAGACTGGGCTAATGCAGTCAGAGATGGGTGA
- the LOC123744588 gene encoding zinc finger protein 292-like, whose product MHGSAIHPIKSESSLMNQMSEYVSSSLMLDNGGHMHSGGQHYGIINSGVNADSVDVSLMRKNYSNMFSQESNGNNLSAGGFLASYVPDESSNLNSRSRPSTDIPSIVLSHDGQVAPRNTVEMTNIENITNYENQMNSSVDDMLLSSHASIQTVFSYDEDTCHAESEAIPADDKNAVHETQTVKRCRLSKRTKWPAIIKDGKVICRRCFREFSSTKSLGGHLSKRSQCKPLDEMDLTDDLPTSFLDFLNDPNVPETNGSTNNLVNVEFPQEVVGNLATPNTSDLAQKETSKPLDSHSLNTFPSVLTGGQSKICPNKTEVWIELVQSKNHVGSQQKEGKSSDSLAEKRSNTTSIAACQDDKVIEIQNALQMLGLVEAAHEKSLQENCSSKYNDCQSNAISSDNVMQKDSDQSTTTKTIMKEDQNRDNGPKPFKCEMDNCEYGFMTKEALFRHLARVHDYTIEMIEDLKKTPVKFSPYPCHICQKTFTRTTGLRIHYEKVHHLTQAEMNKLKVGSRKKKSSNSTIETEVESSNGTGSSVVSTLIKQEPLDIDIGCPMQSTDQEGHAQSSEITAGDVVQEDSFHQLTVERVQSPQDTLEDLDKSFYQLESPSKTGYTKNEPTMTAMQMNHTPVLKQKFSQGDTLKEPEACSNTKSFSHATEAISSQAVKPSLEKASCSKNTISKDEVHVQKKEKIQKRLGLQLCDADNSFSPYRPYRCVHEGCAAAFTIQQNLILHCRAMHQSSLPLPSGDLGTDIPGQQAAEVQNNEIRCQVKDCSRIFPGITTLVQHYLLLHKFTRDKATVMMSSIKVGTFQCDRSECTLSFTSVEKYIDHIKNFHKEINISERGSVDQTFKCAYDGCDRVYTTKSNLLRHEMKKHNLIYIPRTQQQRTTGVIPNNGKENIENKFKVKKKNTKKKDDKSPDHWTSFGKPSLKSMDEASAMCTKNFSLQYPCMIKGCDAVERAERNIFRHYTTHGLTERYIEDQRSQFIFCKKYPRSRFKDANKSEGMSTDASAEETDPNESEPEISKTNCQRQEALDGVIQAEAKLSTDACSESQSSTSEVKKRGRPLKSERRALACPDRRLTLRNRPADKVYELTDASDQGFTASQEEETEDGVALDTLLKFLETSPSTHTPKRKMSGDSRTELPLKQQRTFQQNTANIICDTPDIFIEACQNLVDFRNPLSLQSVNNVKIVMDKTFSNGAELLLKQLQDMRPMVLIKKWLHS is encoded by the coding sequence ATGCATGGTAGTGCCATCCATCCCATTAAATCAGAATCAAGTTTGATGAATCAGATGTCAGAATATGTGTCAAGCTCGCTTATGCTGGATAATGGAGGACACATGCACAGTGGAGGACAACACTATGGGATAATTAACTCTGGGGTTAATGCAGATAGTGTTGATGTTTCCCTAATGAGAAAAAACTATTCCAATATGTTTTCCCAAGAAAGTAATGGTAACAATTTGTCAGCTGGAGGTTTCCTTGCTTCATATGTCCCAGATGAATCTTCCAATCTTAATTCAAGATCAAGGCCATCAACAGACATTCCAAGCATTGTATTGAGTCATGATGGCCAAGTAGCACCAAGAAACACAGTGGAGATGACCAACATTGAGAACATAACCAATTATGAGAATCAGATGAACAGCTCTGTAGATGACATGCTTCTTAGTTCACATGCTTCTATCCAAACAGTTTTCTCATATGATGAGGACACATGTCATGCAGAATCTGAAGCTATCCCTGCAGACGACAAGAATGCTGTTCATGAAACACAGACAGTAAAACGCTGCAGACTCAGCAAGAGAACGAAATGGCCTGCTATTATAAAGGATGGTAAAGTTATCTGCCGAAGATGCTTTAGAGAATTCTCAAGCACGAAATCTCTCGGAGGTCATCTTTCAAAACGCTCCCAGTGCAAACCATTAGATGAAATGGATTTAACGGATGATTTGCCTACGTCATTTCTCGACTTTCTCAATGACCCAAATGTTCCTGAAACCAATGGATCAACAAACAACTTGGTAAATGTTGAATTCCCACAGGAAGTTGTTGGTAATCTCGCCACACCAAATACCTCTGATTTGGCACAAAAGGAAACCTCAAAACCACTGGATTCTCATTCATTAAACACCTTTCCTTCAGTTTTGACAGGTGGACAATCCAAAATCTGCCCAAATAAAACAGAAGTTTGGATAGAATTGGTACAGTCAAAAAATCATGTTGGTAGTCAGCAGAAGGAGGGAAAGTCGAGTGATAGTCTTGCTGAAAAAAGGTCAAATACAACTTCCATTGCAGCATGTCAAGATGACAAGGTTATAGAAATTCAAAATGCTTTACAAATGTTGGGTTTAGTTGAAGCTGCACATGAGAAAAGTTTGCAGGAAAATTGTTCCTCAAAGTACAATGACTGCCAAAGCAATGCAATCTCAAGCGATAATGTCATGCAAAAAGATAGTGATCAAAGCACGACAACAAAAACGATTATGAAGGAGGACCAGAATCGTGACAATGGCCCCAAGCCATTCAAGTGTGAAATGGATAATTGTGAATATGGGTTCATGACCAAAGAGGCGTTGTTCAGACACCTTGCTCGAGTTCATGATTACACAATTGAGATGATTGAGGACCTCAAGAAAACCCCAGTCAAATTCTCTCCATATCCTTGTCACATTTGCCAGAAAACATTTACCAGAACCACAGGCCTAAGAATTCACTATGAAAAAGTTCACCACCTGACGCAGGCAGAGATGAACAAGTTAAAGGTTGGAAGTCGCAAAAAAAAGTCAAGCAACTCTACTATcgaaacagaggtagagagtagtAATGGAACTGGATCTTCAGTTGTGTCGACTTTAATCAAACAAGAGCCACTTGATATTGACATTGGCTGTCCAATGCAAAGCACAGATCAAGAGGGACATGCACAGTCCTCTGAGATTACAGCAGGAGATGTAGTACAAGAGGATTCTTTCCATCAGTTAACAGTTGAGAGGGTGCAATCACCACAAGATACTCTGGAGGACCTTGACAAGTCATTTTACCAGTTAGAATCACCATCAAAGACAGGATACACCAAGAATGAGCCAACAATGACAGCCATGCAAATGAACCACACCCCAGTGTTGAAGCAGAAATTCAGTCAAGGTGACACTCTAAAAGAGCCAGAAGCATGTTCGAACACTAAATCTTTTAGCCATGCAACAGAGGCGATATCCAGCCAGGCTGTGAAACCCTCACTTGAAAAAGCAAGTTGTTCAAAAAACACAATATCTAAAGATGAGGTTCATGTCCAAAAGAAAGAAAAGATTCAAAAAAGGTTGGGGCTTCAACTGTGTGATGCTGACAATTCTTTCAGTCCATATAGGCCGTACCGTTGTGTTCATGAAGGATGCGCTGCAGCTTTTACGATCCAGCAAAATTTGATACTTCACTGTAGGGCTATGCATCAGTCATCCCTTCCCCTGCCTTCAGGAGACCTTGGTACTGACATCCCTGGTCAACAAGCTGCTGAAGTTCAGAATAATGAAATCAGATGTCAAGTGAAAGACTGTTCACGGATATTCCCGGGGATCACAACCTTAGTGCAGCATTACCTATTGCTTCATAAATTCACTCGAGATAAAGCCACTGTTATGATGTCAAGCATCAAGGTAGGGACATTCCAGTGTGACCGGTCAGAATGTACACTCTCCTTCACCTCTGTGGAGAAATACATTGACCACATAAAAAACTTTCACAAGGAAATTAACATCTCTGAGAGAGGCAGTGTGGATCAGACTTTCAAGTGTGCGTATGATGGCTGTGACCGGGTCTACACTACAAAGTCAAACCTCCTTCGTCATGAGATGAAAAAGCATAATTTAATTTATATTCCCAGAACACAGCAACAGAGAACAACAGGCGTCATTCCCAACAATGGTAAAGAGAACATTGAAAACAAATTCAAAGTGAAGAAGAAAAACACTAAGAAGAAAGATGACAAATCACCTGACCACTGGACTAGCTTCGGAAAACCCTCTCTGAAATCTATGGATGAAGCATCTGCCATGTGCACAAAGAACTTCTCTTTGCAATACCCATGCATGATAAAAGGCTGTGATGCTGTTGAGCGGGCTGAACGGAATATATTCAGACATTACACCACACATGGCCTCACTGAGAGATATATAGAGGATCAGAGAAGCCAGTTCATTTTCTGCAAAAAGTACCCACGCTCAAGATTCAAAGATGCAAACAAATCCGAGGGTATGTCAACAGACGCCTCcgctgaggagacagaccctaATGAGAGTGAACCTGAGATTTCAAAGACCAACTGTCAGAGGCAAGAAGCGTTGGATGGTGTCATTCAAGCAGAGGCTAAACTGTCAACTGATGCTTGTTCTGAATCCCAGTCTTCTACTTCAGAGGTCAAAAAGAGGGGGCGTCCCCTAAAATCGGAGCGGCGAGCATTAGCTTGTCCGGACAGAAGATTGACTCTGAGAAATCGTCCGGCAGATAAAGTTTACGAGTTGACAGACGCTTCAGACCAGGGCTTCACTGCTTCTCAAGAGGAAGAAACAGAGGATGGCGTTGCACTGGACACTTTGTTAAAGTTCCTGGAAACTTCACCATCGACCCACACTCCCAAAAGAAAAATGAGTGGAGATTCAAGAACGGAGTTGCCATTAAAACAGCAGCGTACCTTTCAGCAGAACACGGCCAACATTATATGCGATACACCTGATATATTTATTGAAGCCTGTCAAAACCTTGTAGACTTCAGAAATCCTCTCAGTCTTCAGTCGGTGAACAATGTGAAGATAGTAATGGACAAAACCTTTTCCAATGGTGCTGAGCTTTTGCTAAAGCAACTTCAAGATATGCGACCCATGGTTTTAATAAAAAAGTGGCTTCATAGTTGA